The sequence below is a genomic window from Pelecanus crispus isolate bPelCri1 chromosome 10, bPelCri1.pri, whole genome shotgun sequence.
GGAATTTAATGCTTAATTTCTAGTAATGTGACTTTAaaagctgaatattttaaagggtTCGCAATATAATAAGCATCTCTTTTAATTACTGAGATCAAAGACAGAAATGTGATAGGTGCACCATCAAAATACAACTAAGATGCCTCAGGTCAATATTATTGTAGATACCTAGTCTGAGGTTTACTTGGGAGGGGTAGGGGGGAAATGTCATGCCACCAAAGCttcagtttatattttaaaacagtggaATGTATTGGACCTGTAATGTGTTATTTTAGCtttaattcagttttacatGGTTGCTGGCTATATTTTCTTGCTTAGTTTATGAACTGCAAACAGTGGAAAAGACTAATGATTAAGCTGGTGTTTAAACAGCGTAATCTTTGGTTTTCATTCCCTAGTGTAATTAACAAacttggatttatttatttttgtaacaaaagaataaaagcagactGGGTACATCTGGGAAATATTCTGCTTCTTGGTagctttaaatttctgtttagGAAAAAGTGAGATAATTTAGTTTTGCttgaataaaaaatgttttaaaaagcatttttatattgCTTACCTAGTAACTTACCTGTCTCTGGCTCTTGTATAAAAAGCCTTTGGCTAATTAAGCATATAAAATCGCACAAAATACACTGGCATTTCGGTAATCTTTGTTAAACATTCAGGACTTGTCTCTTTCTCCAATATGTAACAGGTCAATTTTATTGGTGGATAGAGAAGGATGATGGCAGGCAATAACCAGCTTTGCATTCGACGTTGGACTACCAAGAACGTGGCCAAGTGGCTGAAGGAAGAAGGCTTCTGTGAATATGTGGATGTTTTGTGCAATAGACACAGGCTAGATGGAATTACGCTGCTGACACTTACTGAGTATGATTTACGATCCCCTCCTTTGGAAATCAAAGTCCTGGGTGATATCAAAAGGTTAATGTTGTCCATACGCAAACTACAGAAGCAACATGTTGATGTCCTGGAAGAGCTGGGTTACAACAGCGACAGTCATGTTGGCACAGTGTGCCCAACTGTTGGTTCACTACAGGGTACAGATTGGTTTTGTAATGGTGAAGTGCCACGGGACTATGATGGACCAATTACTGACTTGAATGGTGATCAATATCAATATCAATATGCAAATGGCAAAAACAAACATTCTACCCGAAGACTGGACCCAGAGTATTGGAAGACAGTTCTAAGTTGTGTGTATGTCTTTATAGTGTTTGGCTTTACATCATTCGTTATGGTTATAGTACATGAGCGAGTACCTGACATGCAAACATATCCACCTCTACCAGACATATTTCTAGATAGgtaagaaattttcttttgaaacaaaacagtaacTTGATGGTTAAAGTATAGGCTGTCTTTTCTTCGTTTTCAAAGTTTCATATGCTCTTGAAGATGCCTCTGCAAAATAGTAATTAGAGTGTAGTAAACCCTTCTGCTAAGATCGAAATGTGTGTCAGTTAGAGGGATTTCATCttctcagcagaaaataaatggagCTGTTGTTCTACCCAGTTTATATTTAATTCTACTTTTTAGCTAATCACAACACAAGAATTAATTTGTCCATCCTCGCATTCTAGTAAAAAGGGTGATGGTCAGCTGTCATAGATAAGCAGCCATATGCTTTTTCTGAAATCCAGATGCTGCTATGAAGCTTAACATGTCTTGATATAGAAAAAATTTTGATGAAGGAGTATTTTGGTCTGCCAGTGAGCAAGGAAATCGAAAGGGAATAGCATTGATACTGTATTTATGCTGTCTCTCCACTGTCAGCTTGTTGAAGATGGTTTAGGGAAGCTCTGAAGTAGACTGAATAGGCCAGTATCTTTTTTAACCATAGAGTACCTGTGTACTAAAACACTGTTGTGACCTACACAGTACCTGCTcatttgttaaagaaaatactcCAAGCAAAAAAGAGACACAACAACAAAGGTGAAATTCTAGTCATTGGCTACAGATTTAACGGGGGATAAATGCTCCCTTTGAGCAAGTGTACTTTCACAGTAGAGAACTTGTCTTTTAAAACTCTCTTAGCAGTTAAGATAATCTGTTTAAGATTTCAGTCTTTGTGGTCTCCTTATTCTTGCCAGTAATTTTCATTAATGGTTTTTGTGAAGTCAGTGGGGGTGTAATCTTTTGAGTAAGTGTGCCGAATCCCCCATAAATTTAGATAAAACTCAGCAAGGACGGACCACATCCAGTGGAGTGGAAGAGAGAACAGGAGCCTATGGCATTAGTGGATTTTGTTCCCAGGGCACTACCGCAGTATTCAGTGGGCAGGAGGATGGGCGAggtcagaaagcagcagctcgCAAAACAATGCGTGGGGATTACCACACAGCTGGCATTTGGGCAGAGCTTTGCTACCCCTTTGTATCAAGGGGAACACAAAACTATGAGAAGCAGCCTCTCTTGAAATCTGTCAATCTGTATTTTGGTGAAATTGCAGAGTGGAAATTGTTAACGGTGCCATATGTGTGCAAGAAAGGTTTACATTTTTTGAGAAGGAAGGCTAAAAAGTTTGCATGTAGTGATGATCATTGAAATCTAactttgaaaactatttttcctaACCCTTTTCTGTGGAGTTCTGCTTCATTACAAGTATTTAGGATTTTAGGCTTTGCAGCATTTCATTCGTTGTGTTGACATGGCATTGTTATAAGCATAAGCAGCATAATTTATGTGATGCAAGTTTGTGTCAGATTGAAAAAGGTTGTTGGGAAACAATGGTGGAGGAACAGATTGTGTTAGTAAATCACACATGTAAATTAAGAGAGCAATTTAGAGATTTTCTTTGACTTAGTGAATTCTGTGtaaatgctgaaaatacattattagAAAGGagataatgtaattaaaaattaattcaaattctgtttaattcagtctaacaaaataatttttggttgTAGTTTAAACTGTTGTCAGATTAACGCAAGTTAGTTTTGTAGTTAGAACTTTAtatgcctttattttaaataactgaggctagaaagaaaaattaagcctTTGAATTGTAagtttcttcattctttttttttttttcttttttcagtgttccTAGGATACCATGGGCTTTTGCTATGACTGAAGTATGTGGCGTAATTCTTTGCTACATTTGGCTATTGGTTCTTCTGCTTCACAAACACAGGTACAGTatataaaattcaaattaacTGGTACTTTGATTCAGAGAAAGGACTGTGACAAGAATTTATGATGATTGTTTAAAGCTTTCCATTTAATAAGAAGCTTGTAAGCTTCTAATATGTCCCTGTTAAAATGCATTAGGGAGGATTTAATCAAGAATGGTGACTTGTGAATCTTACAAAGGAGTAATCTGAATTTACTTTTCCACCGGATTTATGTGTAATTTCCTTCAGAACATATGTATTTCAGAGAGTTGTCAGTATATACTTTCATACTGTAACAATTTTgtgtataaaaaataaaatcctacgAGAATGAAATTCCACAGGATGACTGTGCCAGCCTAGCAGCTTGCTGTCACTGAAGGGTAGAAAACCCTTTTGTGTGCGTATTTTAAGTTAGATTTTTACCAGTTTGTTGATTTTTATCAGTTTGGTAACAG
It includes:
- the SAMD8 gene encoding sphingomyelin synthase-related protein 1, producing the protein MMAGNNQLCIRRWTTKNVAKWLKEEGFCEYVDVLCNRHRLDGITLLTLTEYDLRSPPLEIKVLGDIKRLMLSIRKLQKQHVDVLEELGYNSDSHVGTVCPTVGSLQGTDWFCNGEVPRDYDGPITDLNGDQYQYQYANGKNKHSTRRLDPEYWKTVLSCVYVFIVFGFTSFVMVIVHERVPDMQTYPPLPDIFLDSVPRIPWAFAMTEVCGVILCYIWLLVLLLHKHRSILLRRLCSLMGTVFLLRCVTMFVTSLSVPGQHLQCTGKLYGSVWAKLQRAFAIWSGFGMTLTGVHTCGDYMFSGHTVVLTMLNFFVTEYTPRSWNFLHTLSWVLNLFGIFFILAAHEHYSIDVFIAFYITTRLFLYYHTLANTRAYQQSRRARIWFPMFSFFECNVNGTVPNEYCWPFSKPAILKRLIG